In Miscanthus floridulus cultivar M001 chromosome 5, ASM1932011v1, whole genome shotgun sequence, one genomic interval encodes:
- the LOC136452026 gene encoding myb-related protein 340-like — MDALWKQGSSCDWPAAATVIINDDDAAAEELLRRGPWTVDEDALLAGYVAAHGEGRWNELARAAGLRRTGKSCRLRWLNYLRPGVRRGDFTPREQLLILDLHSRWGNRWSKIAAHLPGRTDNEVKNYWRTRVQKHAKQLGCDVGSHRFHDAMRNLWMPRLLERIHADETAAAAATADDNVSRYYSAASPSHELLSSSQPAYGNAAPMGNCPRAPSPDASSVTGSSWSREASPPSQFQSSSYSTMAGRSTSTEQCQNNGCSSATSVDMFDESWSELLARANHDDTEFGLGQTGDNWWSLEDIWEQPLY; from the coding sequence ATGGACGCGCTGTGGAAGCAGGGTTCGTCGTGTgactggccggcggcggcgacggtgatCATCAACGACGACGACGCGGCGGCGGAAGAGCTGCTGCGGCGGGGGCCGTGGACGGTGGACGAGGACGCGCTCCTGGCAGGCTACGTGGCCGCACACGGCGAGGGCCGGTGGAACGAGCTGGCGCGCGCCGCGGGGCTCCGGCGCACGGGCAAGAGCTGCCGCCTCCGCTGGCTCAACTACCTCCGCCCCGGCGTGCGCCGCGGGGACTTCACCCCGCGGGAGCAGCTGCTCATCCTCGACCTCCACTCCCGCTGGGGCAACCGCTGGTCCAAGATCGCGGCGCACCTGCCGGGCCGCACCGATAACGAGGTCAAGAACTACTGGCGGACGCGGGTGCAGAAGCACGCCAAGCAGCTGGGATGCGACGTCGGCAGCCATCGGTTCCACGACGCCATGAGGAACCTCTGGATGCCGCGCCTGCTCGAGAGGATCCACGCCGACgagacagccgccgccgccgcgacagCTGACGATAACGTCTCTCGCTACTACTCGGCCGCGAGCCCGTCGCACGAGCTGCTGTCGTCGTCCCAACCGGCGTACGGAAACGCTGCGCCCATGGGCAACTGCCCGCGCGCACCGTCCCCGGACGCGTCGAGTGTCACCGGATCGTCGTGGTCACGGGAGGCGTCGCCACCGTCGCAGTTCCAATCGAGCAGCTACTCGACCATGGCGGGACGCTCTACTTCTACCGAGCAATGCCAGAACAACGGATGCTCCAGCGCCACGAGCGTTGACATGTTCGACGAGAGCTGGTCTGAGCTTCTTGCTCGCGCCAACCATGACGACACGGAATTCGGATTGGGACAAACCGGAGACAACTGGTGGAGTTTGGAGGATATCTGGGAACAACCGCTTTACTGA